In one Immundisolibacter sp. genomic region, the following are encoded:
- a CDS encoding 4-hydroxyphenylacetate 3-hydroxylase family protein — protein sequence MGIRTGAQYIASLADDRALYIAGQRVRDVTRYAPLAGILGSVGEHYDSFHDPALQADYTFASPKDGKPVSNSFLAARTVDEVQQRVRGEAARKEATYGLMGRLPDFMNAFVTDAAVIAPHVLGHKDKAFADNAIRYWEYCRDEDICLTHTLADPKRDYSKDMSAQRTLRAVRETDAGIVVSGARMLSTLAAVSNELWVGPFMPRRPGEEEYALCFAVPVATPGLKFLGRESYARGGSRYDRPLAERFDEGDALAVFDNVLVPWERVFIYRDLVAYNMMAPSFPGYLLLQANLRGRAKLRFMTGLACKMADVLGRSELPHYQQLLGEFLALNEIADGLVEASASEVVVNAQEEFAKQADPNFVLEDVARETASLFASPNRGMVGISMLRFFLPEVNTKVNELIRLMGSSSLVMTVTEADFANPDTAADLETYMSGAGASARERVQVMKLAWDAVAGEFGGRQEIYEIFFAGDPFLSRQLHFHTPRRAQYQSQVDRLLGESDAG from the coding sequence ATGGGCATTCGCACTGGGGCTCAGTACATCGCGAGCCTGGCTGACGATCGGGCGCTTTACATCGCGGGCCAGCGGGTGCGGGACGTGACCCGCTACGCGCCACTGGCCGGCATTCTGGGCAGCGTCGGCGAGCATTACGATTCATTTCACGACCCGGCGCTACAAGCCGATTACACCTTTGCCTCGCCCAAGGACGGCAAGCCGGTCAGCAATTCCTTTCTGGCAGCGCGTACCGTGGACGAAGTGCAGCAGCGCGTCCGCGGCGAGGCTGCGCGCAAGGAAGCCACCTATGGCCTGATGGGCCGCCTGCCGGACTTCATGAATGCCTTCGTCACCGACGCGGCGGTGATTGCCCCACACGTGCTCGGGCACAAGGACAAAGCGTTCGCCGACAACGCCATCCGCTACTGGGAATATTGCCGCGACGAGGACATCTGCCTCACCCACACGCTGGCTGACCCGAAGCGCGATTACAGCAAGGATATGTCGGCGCAACGCACGCTCAGGGCCGTGCGCGAGACCGATGCCGGCATCGTGGTCAGTGGTGCGCGCATGCTGTCCACGCTGGCGGCGGTCAGCAACGAACTGTGGGTTGGGCCGTTCATGCCGCGCCGGCCGGGGGAGGAGGAATACGCCCTGTGCTTTGCGGTGCCGGTGGCGACGCCGGGCCTCAAATTCCTGGGCCGCGAAAGCTACGCCCGTGGCGGCAGCCGTTACGACCGGCCGCTGGCCGAACGCTTCGACGAGGGCGACGCGCTGGCGGTGTTCGACAACGTGCTGGTGCCCTGGGAGCGGGTGTTCATCTATCGCGACCTCGTTGCCTACAACATGATGGCACCGAGCTTTCCGGGATACCTCCTGCTGCAGGCCAATTTGCGCGGCCGGGCCAAGCTGCGCTTCATGACGGGCCTGGCGTGCAAGATGGCCGACGTACTGGGGCGCAGCGAATTGCCGCACTACCAGCAACTGCTTGGCGAGTTCCTGGCGCTGAACGAGATTGCTGACGGCTTGGTGGAAGCCTCCGCCAGTGAGGTGGTGGTGAACGCCCAGGAAGAATTCGCCAAGCAGGCCGATCCGAACTTCGTGCTGGAAGATGTGGCGCGCGAGACGGCCTCCCTTTTCGCTTCGCCCAATCGCGGCATGGTCGGCATCTCGATGCTGCGGTTTTTCCTGCCCGAAGTGAACACCAAGGTCAACGAGCTGATCCGCCTGATGGGCAGCTCCAGCCTGGTGATGACGGTGACCGAAGCGGATTTCGCCAACCCGGACACCGCGGCCGATCTTGAAACCTATATGTCTGGTGCGGGCGCCAGCGCCCGTGAGCGGGTGCAGGTCATGAAGCTGGCCTGGGACGCCGTGGCTGGCGAGTTCGGCGGCCGACAGGAAATCTATGAGATTTTCTTTGCCGGCGATCCGTTCCTGTCGCGGCAATTGCATTTCCATACGCCGCGCCGCGCTCAGTACCAGTCGCAAGTCGATCGGCTGCTGGGCGAGAGTGACGCCGGCTGA